The Arabidopsis thaliana chromosome 5, partial sequence genomic interval TTCCAATGTTCAGACAATTGCCACGTGGACTTATGCTTTGCTTTCGTTTCCACACAGTACATTGCTCCCTTCCCACtcacacaaaccaaaaaccaaaaactcttcttcttctgatgaaaGATGATTGGCATTGGAAGAAccctaacttcttcttctccatctaaGATCATTCTCGAAGATCTTCCTCCTGGAATTTATCGCTATGGAACAGAGATATTCACTTCCGTTCCCAGGAAAACGTTCCATCACATCAAGTTTTTGCGTTTGGATTCTGCTCAGAGCAGCAGGATTCTTAAGCCGGTCCCGCTTCGTTCTTCGTCGATTAAGGATTCGCAGGTAATTAATCACACCTCTCTTTCTGTCTTTCACGTGTAATCGTTTCTCTGTAATTCCTATTTGCTCTGTTTACGACGAAGAATGAGATTCAGGTTTGTTCATACATTTTGATAGGTAAAcgtagaagatgaagaaatcgAAGCTTCTAACAAAACAGTTCGTGTAAGGTTCCAGTTGCGGAAAGAATGTGTCTTTGGGGAACATTTTTTCATTGTTGGTGATGATCCTGTGTTCGGTGGCCTTTGGGATCCAGAAACTGCCTTACCACTGAACTGGTCTGATGGCAATGTTTGGACTGTAGATTTGGTATAAATGAgtgaatttctttttctttaagagTTTAAAATACTGAATGTGTTAGGTTTACCCTGATGTTGCTTTCTTTCTGCTCAGGATTTGCCTGTTGGAAGATTGGTTGAATTTAAGCTTTTATTGAAGGCACAGACAGGGGAGATTTTGTGGCAACCAGGTCCAAACCGGGCTCTTGAAACCTGggaaactaacaaaactatCAGAATATGTGAAGACTGGGATAATGCTGATCTTCAAATGATGATTGAGGAAGATTTTGTGCCTTACACCAATATTTCGTCGATCGGTTCagaagatgaggatgaagtGCTTGGTAGTGTACAACAAAACTCTTCAGTAGTAGCTGTAGAGAATGCAGGATACGTGAGTGATGAGTCTGCCCAGAATTCGAGTTTCAGTATCCAAAGTGAGAAAACTATGGAACCTTCGAATGGAGCTTTGACTGCTCGGGAGGTGATCAAAGAAGCCATGTTTACTGAGGAAGAAAGTCCAGTTTTGGTTCCTGGATTGATTCCTCTGTCTGACTTGGATAATGAACAAGTGGAAGTTATTAATGAAGGTAAAGCAGAAACGTTCCCGGAGGTAATAACCTGATCagttttgaagttttatgttcctgtttttctataaaaaccTTAAGAGCTGTTGTTATGCACACTGCTGCTGATGGTAATGAAATCTTTGCATGTGGATTATTGATGCTTTAAGACATCATGTTTGTGTGTAGAATAAGACTATGCTTGTCCACTGGTTCAATGTATATTGTTACCCCAGTTCATGATAAAAGTTTCCTTCACTATATTGACTATTCTTGTCCACTGGTACAATGCATATCTAACtgttaaattattttccaGCAATGTGATTTTCGGCTGCAAATGCCCTTCTTGTGCTATTTGCAGGTAGATAAGAAGCAAGAACCCAAAGcagaaagaaacaagaaagcaaaagtAAAAGCGATTTCATTATTCGAGAAATCGGAGCAAGAAGCAGTGAAAAGTGTAGAGCAGAGGCAATACAATGCAGTAGAGGAAGAGCAGCAGCGGCTAGAGACAGAGCCGCTTGGAACGCCGGATGTGCTTTTTGAGAATGATATCCAATGGGGACGCAGAACACTTTACAAGCTTCTAAGCAACTTTAGACTTTTCTAAACTCGACTAAGTTTTGAGTGCATACATACATCGGCAAAAGAGCCTCAAGAGTCAAGAAGATGTTTCCGACAGATAGTCAAAAACTGCTCTTAAAAGGTAGGctaccttcttcttctatgcTCATCTTTACGTTTTGTATCTATGAGAACTGGGAGTAGATTGAAACCAATGTTGTGTTgtctttgtatatatgtaatgaTCAAATGGTTTTGgtaaagagaaagatgaagaaagaatggACTGTTAGTGTTAGCTGTTAAGTACATAGGACAGTATGTAGCATCTGGATCCTATTCTCCCATATAATTGTATTGTTGCTACataataatgatgatgatgatgatgattatctTATGATTGAACTTACAATTCCAATGTCTTAcataatgatgatgatcatgattaaacatatcaataaTTTAGTTGTACATTTTTTAATGGTTTATCAAGTTTGGACCTTTGGTGCTGCTCTTGACGAAGGGCCAGGTAATTGCTGACGCCGTACGTTTAGGAGCACCTCGTTTTTTTCACCTTGtcatatatttgtaaatcTCGATGACcatatgcttttatttttatccCAATATAATCGAAAAATCCCAAATGATATGCGATTTCTTGTTGTATGATTTACACACAACATGAGATGCAATAATGTTAGTGGGCACTGGGCAGGAGGAAATGCGATAAAGTTAATAAAATTGTGACAAAAACGTAAGGTGATAAACTAAAGGGTTCTTAATCAAAAACTACATAAATCCCTTCTAACTAATCCACATGCTGGTTTTTAAgaaccacaacaacaaaaaaaactatcaacTTAGACTACAAATATACAATCACTATACACAAGACAAAGCCTAATTGAGGTGGAGCCTTGGGTGCAAGGTTTCATACTCACTTTCTCAAAACTCTAGAAACCAAAACAGCAAGAGTCATGAGACTAGCTCCCTGAGGAATAGGCCATCTTTTCATCAAAAAGTCTCTTATTTGGGACACTTTGTTACCTTTTTTGATCTTTGCTTATTTTCTCACATTGGTAATGAATATATACCGTATGTCTTCTTCCCCACAATCACATCTCTCTTTCGACCTAAATTTTGCATTTCTGCAAAACTCACAACTctgaaatgttttctttaggCGCTTCCTCTTCAAGTCCTTTGTTTGATACATCTTCACTGCTTTCCCACAAAAATCCATTATCATTTTCCGGacctttctctgtttctctagCTAGAGGTGCCACATGTGCAACATACTTTTCTGCACAAAGCAACACAAAGAAGATTTACCAATCTGTAACCAAATTTGCTCACTACACAAAAGACTAAGAACAATCTGCAGACTTAATCAAGTGGTGAAATAGATCCACAGTTATTAATTCCCCTAGAAGAAACTTTACCAGCCAAACTTCGAAGAGCATTCTCAGCCGCTTGTTGATGTGCatctttcttagtttttgcCATCCCAATGCCTATCTTCTCACCCGTGAACAACACCTTTGTAAAATTAACAACAacgattaaaaacaaatataagtaAAGCTAACAATAGACAAAGATGCTTCAATAAACTGATCCAGCTGACCTCAACTGAAAACTGTAACTCTTTGTTGGTACTTATCACAGTCCTAAACTCCACCTGCAAAATCGTACATCAATTAATCAGAATCcattaaaagagaagaagcaatggCTTGCGTGGTTAGTGAATATGCACCTTTGAACCACATCTTCTTCCAATTTCTTGCAGTGCACTCACAAATAAATGAGATTGCCCGCCATTACTCTTTCCACCATCTGTATGATGTTCTCTACCATTTGACACCAAATGATTCTGGGATATTCCACCTTCTGCAAATAGTTTAAACAAGTGCCAATGTTAAAAAGGTATTAATGCACCTTATTATTCAAGTAGCTGTTACAGATTCAGTAGAAAGACAATACATCAGATAGGGAAACCAACAATTCTCTAATCCTAAGTCAATATCTAATGTAGCTTTAGAGCGGTACACTGAAAACAAGCTTCACGGAGGAAACAAGAAATTCAGGGATAGACTAATCATCTTTAATATCAGCTTGATTGCATTAGTGTTGAAACTAGAACATACCTGTTGTTTGACGTGAAGGATTTTGCCTTTTCAGGTCATCATCCATTGCTACCTGCAAGAAAACTATCAGACCGTAGACAACATACTTTGATGTCAAAAGAGAGACACTTAGAACGCAAAACTAACCTCTTCACTCCTCAAGTGGGATGGATGTGCAAATGGACCAACAGGAGCAGAACCTGGTGTTCCATGAGGAAATTGACTTGGATAAAGTCCTGAAGGCCGACCAGGAAAAGAAGGTCTATTCTCATCATCTACCAACCAACCACCCGGAGAATGCATAGACGAGGAAGGTGGCTGCATAGGAATTTTAGCCAGAATGGGGGGTTGATTAAAGTTTTGGTTCCTTATATCTACACCAGGCCTCATCATAAGGGGTCTTCCACCATCAGAAAAAGTGAAGCCATCCCGCCTAGGAGCTCCAAGCAAACTAGGTTCTAGATTGTGATTGAAGACAAGAGATAGAGAACGTCAGAGACAAACATATACGTGCAAAATAACTGTACAGttcaaaatttaaagttaTATTAAGTCAAAAGTTTGTACTATGAGAAGGTAACAGTGCTGCTGCAGTTGCCGTGCTTGCATTATTTGGTATAACTGCTATCTGCGGCTTAGGGGTTTCAGGTTTCTGCTCAGCGTTACTTGTTGCAGGAAGAGTAGAATGATCAGCTGCAGCCTTCTCATCCCAGAAATTGAAAAGTCAACAGAAATCAAATTACAACTGACACAAAAGCTATGcaccaaaacatattttagttaattaatcccaaattttgtatatattttactaaccGCTTGGTTTAGTCTTCGTTCCACTTCACCCCCACACATTCCTTCGTTAATTGGAGGAGCATTTATGTTTCCATTTGAAGCAAAGCCAGGATCCTACAGACAGATATAGCTAGATTACATATTGTAGTTGGGGCAAATTAGCAATATGTTAACAATGATAAAGTTCTAACTACAGTTACCTCTATAACGACGTAGTTGCTCACATCCGGTGATGGAGGTAAATTTTCCACATCATCTTCATAGTAAACCAAAGATATACTACTCATTAAACTCTCATCAAATTCCCTGCCATAAAAGTCTAGAAACAGTAAGAACAACCAGCATGAATtcattacataaaaataaaaaaaaaacataatttttttttccaacttaCTTGAAAAAGTAACCTCTGACATTGCATGCAACATTTCTTGCTACGCAGAGATGTGGAACGACAAGGGCTGTCTGATAAATGGGCATACGAAAATGGTTAGATACCCACTTGGAAAATTAAGTGATACAGAATTTAATTCACAACTAAATGCAAGAGCAACCACATGCCTCTGCTTGTGGAGCATAATAAGGAAGATATGCAGAAACAACATGAACCCGTGGTTGATCCTTGTCCTCCCAAACCTTCATACGGTCATCAATGACCATTGCCATTTTCGGGTGGCAAATGCCACCATTGAAGACACTTAACAACGATTTCTTGGCGTCTGATATGCAAAGAGCAagacataaaaaaattgttagttCGAGTTtcagagagagacagagacagaTAGTTGGGTAAAAAATGATCAGGTTCATCTCTTAATACTAAAAACTGAGAGGTCGGCAAATCAATCAGGCACGATAGAGGGAGGGAGAAGAGGCACATTATATTAAACAATTCACCACAAAAAGAGTAATGAAAGCTACACTAATGGAGCATGGTGGCTATGTACCAAAACCAAGATCAAGGGTATCAAAGAAGCCAGAGTTGGTTTTGACCTGGTTTTACGCAGACGATACGATCTCGAAGCTCCTTGAGACTTATCAAGTGTGCTTCCGGATCAAGCAGTCTCCACATTTCCAGAGCATAATCCCTTTCAGCCATGGTACAAACGTAAACTTCAAAACGTTTCCTAGTTTTGGCTGTCAAATAACTTCTTAACTCCTCCCATGCTGGTCTCAGTTTTACAAGCACACTAGTGTCACGGATCTGCATCAGCAATAACTTGGTTTCAGTTCCAACAATATTAAAGCTAAATCACTCAAATATACTTAAGCGACCTTATCCTATCACATGCCAGAGAAGGTAAATCCAAAGCATCAAATAAGATGAAATGAATAAATATCCAGCCACAACAGAGATGAATCTTCTAACCTCTGGCTTAATCCGAGTAAGCACAGTATTCTTCTCCGGCAATCTAATCACGGGTCTACAAACTTTCTCTTGTCCATCAGAAGTTGGGCGGACTTCCTCAGGTTGAGCCTTTAACAAAACTCCGTTATCAAAAGCATAGTCATTATCAATATACTGCTTCAGCAGCATCCTATCATCCATATACCTTTTAAGTTCTGCTGACATCCCATTAATCCTCACAGGATCCATCTCACGTGAAATCCAAGATTTAAGAGCCTCGATTCTATCCTCAAATGACTTCATAGTATTTGCAACAATCAAAGTCTCATCCAAATCAAACACAATAGACAAACACCGAGTATTAAGCATCCTTAAGCACGAATCATAAAGACCTGAAGGAACcgaaaaacaccaaaaacacgGGAACTTCTTCTCCTTACTCGGCATCGCCACTAAATGAATCTCCTCATCTCCGAGCATAACCACTGCAGTCTGTattcacaaaatcaaactaGTGAATCACTCCTAACAATTGGAAAACATCCAAAATCAGCTAAATGTCATTTCGGAAATCTCAAACCTACCTTCAATTCATGGAAACAGACTGCGTGTAGATGCATTAACTCTTGAGATTTCACCGGAGCCGATGACTCAAGCTTGCATCGAACGGCAAAAGAAGCAATCGTCTGAAGAATCGCGAGCGGAGGACATCTCTCACCAGCCGGAGATAGATGGTGGATTCGAATCTCATCGTTCGGGAATCGAAATTCATGACTTGAAGATACATGGTTCACATCAAGTTCCCCCAAACGTAAATCTCCGTGATAAACCACGGATTTATGACCCAAACGATTCATCGTGAATTCGTTCAATTCACACTTCTGAAGGACGAATCAGGTAGTGAAGATAAACAGTTTCTGGGAAAATGCGTGAGAGAATCTGCAGATTCAATTTCTCTCAAACTTCGCTACTTTTCTCTGTGATTTTTCTCCGCAAATGAGGGTTTTTCTGGGTCTCCTTAAACATGAGAACCAAAGTAGGCtcagatatatatttataggcGAGAGAAGCGTTTTATTGTTACGACATCGATTTTAATGTAAATTACGAGAAAACCTGAGACTTCTTTACACGTGGCGTCAGATGCATTATCCTGTTTTCACCAACATCGCTTGTCAGCCGTCAATTACCGTTcctaacaaaataaaatattcgagaattattttttgtgtgtatgaCGAAATCGGATTAGGTCGATAATTTTGGTTGACTTCGAACAAATGGATAGTTAATGTTTACAACTATATATTGTAAAATGTGGAAACGTATTCAATAACTTACTTTagaagtaaataaaaattgtgaaaaaaaaacggaagaggatatatatatggtaaaatcacaaaaatcaaataagaacATAAAGTTGGTTggcaaaaaaagagaagacatCAAGTTGCGAGTCTTGTGACGTTTGAGTAAGAAAGGGACAAATCAATTTTATACAATCTGTATCATCATATTATTATGGGTGTGTTGGCAAATTAGTCacttttgaaaacataattatggAGTTGGGCAAGTTACTATTTATAATTGGCAAAACAGGTAACTCACTTTGGGCGTGTAATAGACGAGCGTGAAATAGAGGTTTGGGGTGGGGTAAGTGATGTGTTTTGAAATTACCGAACTATCCTtttgacaaagaagaaagataaaagtgaaatattcttttttttttttatttctttttaataaccCCTCCAatttaataattgaaatacttatcaatataaatttattttctaaactaattcatatacataaaaatctatgtatttttctctataatttgatatgcattttgttaatattttttaatatattacagACATTTTATCAGTAGTCGGTACACTTAATTATGTGTACAgactttattttgtatgttgcATTAGCTGTACAGAGTATATAATTGTATGGAGTATACAATTATCAGAAGTCACTTTTCACTGTTGATTCGTACACTTAGACCTGTACAatatttttagtgtatatatatatatataaatatacacaacATACACTTACATCTGTACACTAAAAAGTGTTGTACAGATCTAAGTGTACGAATCAAACAGTTAAAAGTGACTACTTTGCAAATTGTGAATAGTAAAATGACTATTTTCCCAATTATGGCTGGACGATTTCAATTTGTACTTATTAAATAagttgtataaataaaaatctgtaCACATAATTAACTGTACTGACtactaataaaaatgtttatataatatatttaaaattattaacaaaatgcatatcaaattatagagaaaaaaatatagatttttatgtatctgaattaatttagaaaataaatttacattGATAAGCATTTCAATTATTAGATTGAAGaggttattaaaaaataaataaatatatatatatataaagaaatacaAAGAATGAGAGTATGAGGAGAGAGAAATGTTGAATCTAAAAGCACAAATCCCAATTGCTTTCAACGacattagagaagaagaagattagtggcatatttgtaaataatagAGTTGGTATGGggtatatttgattttgtctgTAATAGGGTCAAAGGTCAGTGACTAAAAATCCAATTATAAATAGTAACTTGCCCAATTCCATAATTAAGTTTAAATAAGTGACTACTTTGCAACTTAACCCTATTATTATCAAGATTCTAAGAGACAGATGTTTATTGCAAGTCGGAAAACAATTGCCTCTTCGGTCCAAAATTAACAtgtaaatcaaaattcatggCCATTCTAATAGTTGAGAACCTTCATGAGAGTATTTAAATATGTATCTCAACTTATGTCGCTTAAAGTTATAGTTACttgttgtaagttgtaactcTTAAGAGCAACTCATGTCGCTGAGATTATCGTCGCTACCGTCTAAGCACAAAATGTTGACACTTGATTCCGAGCTTCGGCTGCTGCTCACCGGCCGGTTTCGACATGATCTCACACTGTACACCGAAGTCGCCGGTGCTTTCGTCACTGAATGTCGGAAATTCCCCGCCATGCTTCCTTTTCTAACATCCTATtaacacataaacaaaagtaCTCCAAAGTTGAAAGTCGTTGAAATTCATGGTTGATGACCTTTAATATCATTTCATTTGTTACCGTACCATGTGTCTCAAGGCCATG includes:
- the CPL2 gene encoding carboxyl-terminal domain (ctd) phosphatase-like 2 (carboxyl-terminal domain (ctd) phosphatase-like 2 (CPL2); FUNCTIONS IN: double-stranded RNA binding, phosphatase activity; INVOLVED IN: response to auxin stimulus, response to osmotic stress, developmental growth; LOCATED IN: intracellular; EXPRESSED IN: 25 plant structures; EXPRESSED DURING: 14 growth stages; CONTAINS InterPro DOMAIN/s: Double-stranded RNA-binding (InterPro:IPR001159), Double-stranded RNA-binding-like (InterPro:IPR014720), NLI interacting factor (InterPro:IPR004274); BEST Arabidopsis thaliana protein match is: C-terminal domain phosphatase-like 1 (TAIR:AT4G21670.1).) yields the protein MNRLGHKSVVYHGDLRLGELDVNHVSSSHEFRFPNDEIRIHHLSPAGERCPPLAILQTIASFAVRCKLESSAPVKSQELMHLHAVCFHELKTAVVMLGDEEIHLVAMPSKEKKFPCFWCFSVPSGLYDSCLRMLNTRCLSIVFDLDETLIVANTMKSFEDRIEALKSWISREMDPVRINGMSAELKRYMDDRMLLKQYIDNDYAFDNGVLLKAQPEEVRPTSDGQEKVCRPVIRLPEKNTVLTRIKPEIRDTSVLVKLRPAWEELRSYLTAKTRKRFEVYVCTMAERDYALEMWRLLDPEAHLISLKELRDRIVCVKPDAKKSLLSVFNGGICHPKMAMVIDDRMKVWEDKDQPRVHVVSAYLPYYAPQAETALVVPHLCVARNVACNVRGYFFKEFDESLMSSISLVYYEDDVENLPPSPDVSNYVVIEDPGFASNGNINAPPINEGMCGGEVERRLNQAAAADHSTLPATSNAEQKPETPKPQIAVIPNNASTATAAALLPSHKPSLLGAPRRDGFTFSDGGRPLMMRPGVDIRNQNFNQPPILAKIPMQPPSSSMHSPGGWLVDDENRPSFPGRPSGLYPSQFPHGTPGSAPVGPFAHPSHLRSEEVAMDDDLKRQNPSRQTTEGGISQNHLVSNGREHHTDGGKSNGGQSHLFVSALQEIGRRCGSKVEFRTVISTNKELQFSVEVLFTGEKIGIGMAKTKKDAHQQAAENALRSLAEKYVAHVAPLARETEKGPENDNGFLWESSEDVSNKGLEEEAPKENISELVLRK
- the CPL2 gene encoding carboxyl-terminal domain (ctd) phosphatase-like 2 (carboxyl-terminal domain (ctd) phosphatase-like 2 (CPL2); FUNCTIONS IN: double-stranded RNA binding, phosphatase activity; INVOLVED IN: response to auxin stimulus, response to osmotic stress, developmental growth; LOCATED IN: intracellular; EXPRESSED IN: 25 plant structures; EXPRESSED DURING: 14 growth stages; CONTAINS InterPro DOMAIN/s: Double-stranded RNA-binding (InterPro:IPR001159), Double-stranded RNA-binding-like (InterPro:IPR014720), NLI interacting factor (InterPro:IPR004274); BEST Arabidopsis thaliana protein match is: C-terminal domain phosphatase-like 1 (TAIR:AT4G21670.1); Has 234 Blast hits to 223 proteins in 82 species: Archae - 0; Bacteria - 8; Metazoa - 40; Fungi - 61; Plants - 110; Viruses - 0; Other Eukaryotes - 15 (source: NCBI BLink).), producing the protein MNRLGHKSVVYHGDLRLGELDVNHVSSSHEFRFPNDEIRIHHLSPAGERCPPLAILQTIASFAVRCKLESSAPVKSQELMHLHAVCFHELKTAVVMLGDEEIHLVAMPSKEKKFPCFWCFSVPSGLYDSCLRMLNTRCLSIVFDLDETLIVANTMKSFEDRIEALKSWISREMDPVRINGMSAELKRYMDDRMLLKQYIDNDYAFDNGVLLKAQPEEVRPTSDGQEKVCRPVIRLPEKNTVLTRIKPEIRDTSVLVKLRPAWEELRSYLTAKTRKRFEVYVCTMAERDYALEMWRLLDPEAHLISLKELRDRIVCVKPDAKKSLLSVFNGGICHPKMAMVIDDRMKVWEDKDQPRVHVVSAYLPYYAPQAETALVVPHLCVARNVACNVRGYFFKEFDESLMSSISLVYYEDDVENLPPSPDVSNYVVIEDPGFASNGNINAPPINEGMCGGEVERRLNQAAAADHSTLPATSNAEQKPETPKPQIAVIPNNASTATAAALLPSHKPSLLGAPRRDGFTFSDGGRPLMMRPGVDIRNQNFNQPPILAKIPMQPPSSSMHSPGGWLVDDENRPSFPGRPSGLYPSQFPHGTPGSAPVGPFAHPSHLRSEEVAMDDDLKRQNPSRQTTEGGISQNHLVSNGREHHTDGGKSNGGQSHLFVSALQEIGRRCGSKVEFRTVISTNKELQFSVEVLFTGEKIGIGMAKTKKDAHQQAAENALRSLAEKYVAHVAPLARETEKGPENDNGFLWESSEDVSNKGLEEEAPKENISEL
- a CDS encoding Carbohydrate-binding-like fold (Carbohydrate-binding-like fold; FUNCTIONS IN: carbohydrate binding, catalytic activity; INVOLVED IN: carbohydrate metabolic process; LOCATED IN: cellular_component unknown; EXPRESSED IN: 21 plant structures; EXPRESSED DURING: 13 growth stages; CONTAINS InterPro DOMAIN/s: Immunoglobulin-like fold (InterPro:IPR013783), Carbohydrate-binding-like fold (InterPro:IPR013784), Glycoside hydrolase, carbohydrate-binding (InterPro:IPR002044); BEST Arabidopsis thaliana protein match is: catalytics;carbohydrate kinases;phosphoglucan, water dikinases (TAIR:AT5G26570.1); Has 30201 Blast hits to 17322 proteins in 780 species: Archae - 12; Bacteria - 1396; Metazoa - 17338; Fungi - 3422; Plants - 5037; Viruses - 0; Other Eukaryotes - 2996 (source: NCBI BLink).), whose protein sequence is MIGIGRTLTSSSPSKIILEDLPPGIYRYGTEIFTSVPRKTFHHIKFLRLDSAQSSRILKPVPLRSSSIKDSQVNVEDEEIEASNKTVRVRFQLRKECVFGEHFFIVGDDPVFGGLWDPETALPLNWSDGNVWTVDLDLPVGRLVEFKLLLKAQTGEILWQPGPNRALETWETNKTIRICEDWDNADLQMMIEEDFVPYTNISSIGSEDEDEVLGSVQQNSSVVAVENAGYVSDESAQNSSFSIQSEKTMEPSNGALTAREVIKEAMFTEEESPVLVPGLIPLSDLDNEQVEVINEGKAETFPEVIT
- a CDS encoding Carbohydrate-binding-like fold — its product is MIGIGRTLTSSSPSKIILEDLPPGIYRYGTEIFTSVPRKTFHHIKFLRLDSAQSSRILKPVPLRSSSIKDSQVNVEDEEIEASNKTVRVRFQLRKECVFGEHFFIVGDDPVFGGLWDPETALPLNWSDGNVWTVDLDLPVGRLVEFKLLLKAQTGEILWQPGPNRALETWETNKTIRICEDWDNADLQMMIEEDFVPYTNISSIGSEDEDEVLGSVQQNSSVVAVENAGYVSDESAQNSSFSIQSEKTMEPSNGALTAREVIKEAMFTEEESPVLVPGLIPLSDLDNEQVEVINEGR
- a CDS encoding Carbohydrate-binding-like fold (Carbohydrate-binding-like fold; FUNCTIONS IN: carbohydrate binding, catalytic activity; INVOLVED IN: carbohydrate metabolic process; LOCATED IN: cellular_component unknown; EXPRESSED IN: 21 plant structures; EXPRESSED DURING: 13 growth stages; CONTAINS InterPro DOMAIN/s: Immunoglobulin-like fold (InterPro:IPR013783), Carbohydrate-binding-like fold (InterPro:IPR013784), Glycoside hydrolase, carbohydrate-binding (InterPro:IPR002044); BEST Arabidopsis thaliana protein match is: catalytics;carbohydrate kinases;phosphoglucan, water dikinases (TAIR:AT5G26570.1); Has 35333 Blast hits to 34131 proteins in 2444 species: Archae - 798; Bacteria - 22429; Metazoa - 974; Fungi - 991; Plants - 531; Viruses - 0; Other Eukaryotes - 9610 (source: NCBI BLink).) gives rise to the protein MIGIGRTLTSSSPSKIILEDLPPGIYRYGTEIFTSVPRKTFHHIKFLRLDSAQSSRILKPVPLRSSSIKDSQVNVEDEEIEASNKTVRVRFQLRKECVFGEHFFIVGDDPVFGGLWDPETALPLNWSDGNVWTVDLDLPVGRLVEFKLLLKAQTGEILWQPGPNRALETWETNKTIRICEDWDNADLQMMIEEDFVPYTNISSIGSEDEDEVLGSVQQNSSVVAVENAGYVSDESAQNSSFSIQSEKTMEPSNGALTAREVIKEAMFTEEESPVLVPGLIPLSDLDNEQVEVINEGKAETFPEVDKKQEPKAERNKKAKVKAISLFEKSEQEAVKSVEQRQYNAVEEEQQRLETEPLGTPDVLFENDIQWGRRTLYKLLSNFRLF